In Halosimplex halophilum, the genomic stretch AGCCGGGTCCGCCCCAACGATGGGACGCTATGGTTCTCGACACAGACGAGCCCGAGACGGAACGACACGGTGACTTCACGGTCGCGGGCGTCGCCCACCGGGGGACCGACGTCGACGAGGCCGCGCTGTGGGACTCGATCGACGACTACGCCGACGACCTGAACGACGCCGCGGTCGGCACCGACCGCTACGCGGTCATGTTCGACGTGGACGCGGACAGCGGGGAGTTCACCTACGTCGCCGGCCGCGAGGTGGAGGACACCGACGACCTCTCGGCGGAGCTGACCGCCGTCGAGATCCCCCAGGCGACCTACGCCGTCCTCCGACCCGACCACGAGTCCGTCGAGGAGATGGTCCGCGAGATCCACGCGGAGGAACTCCGGGACGACGACCGCGACGACGACGAGGTCCACGCGCCCGTCTTCGAGCGCTACGAGTCCGACCGCGACCCGACGACCGTCGCCGACCGGGAGATCTACGTCCCCGTCCGCGACGACGAGTACTGACGCCGCTCGCCCGACGCCCGCCGGGGCCGACGGGGCTCGTCCACCCGAAATCGGGGGCTTTGAATCCCCCCGTAGCGAACCGGTGAGCCATGACCGTAGTCGCGTTCGACTTCGACGGGACGCTCTCTGACTCGGAGATGACCGTCCTGCTGGGCGAGCGGAACGGGACGGCCGACGACATGGCCGAGATCACGGAGCGGGCGATGAACGACGAGATCGAGTACGCCGAGAGCCTCCGCCAGCGCTGCGCGCTGCTGGAGGACCTCCCCGACGGGGAGGCGCGGGCGGCCTTCGACCAGGTAGAGCTCCGACCGGGCGCCGCCGACGTGATCGCGGCGCTGCGGGAGGCCGGCGTCTACGTCGCCATCCTCACCGGCGGGTTCGAGCGCGGGGTCGCCCGCGCGCTCGAAAAAGAGGGCGTCGAGGTCGACGCCATCGTCGCCAACCGGCTGCCCGTCGCCGAGGGGAAACTGACCGGGACCGTCGAGGGGCCGCTCATCGAGGGGACGAAAGACGACGCGCTGGAGGTGCTGACCGCCGTGGTCGGCGCCGACCGCGAGGACACCATCGCCGTCGGCGACGGCGCCAACGACCTCCCGATGCTGCAGGTCGCGGGGCTGGCGGTCGGCTTCGACCCGAAACCGGCCGTCGCGCCCGCCTGCGACACCATCGTCGAGACGATGGCCGAACTGCAGGAAGTCCTCGAAGGCGAGGACGTGCTGGACTGAGCGCGCGAAAACGAAACCGCGACTCCCCCTCTCAGTTCGTCGCGGCGTCGATGGCCTGGTCGAGGTCGGCGACGATGTCGTCGACGGATTCGAGGCCCACCGACAGGCGGACCATGTCGTCGGTGACGCCGGCGGCCTGTTTCTCCTCGTCGCTCAGTTGCTGGTGGGTGGTCGAGGCGGGGTGGATGATCAGCGTCTTCGCGTCGCCGACGTTCGCCAGCAGCGAGGCGATCTCCGTCGACTCGACGGTGGTCCGGGCGGCGTCGTAGCCCTCCGCCAGCCCGAAGGTGATCATGCCGCCGTAGCCGCCGTCGAGGTACTCGCCGGCCTCCTCGTGGGTCTCGTGGTCGTCGAGGCCCGGGTAGGTGACCCAGGAGACCTCGGGATGATCGGCCAGATGCTCGGCGACGGCCATCGCGTTCTCGCAGTGGCGGTCCATCCGCATCGGCAGCGACTCCAGCCCCTGCATCGTGGTCCAGGAGTCGAACGGCGACTGCTGGCTCCCGAGGTCGCGCAGCCCGCGAGCGACCGCCGCGTAGGTGAACGCGGCGTCGCCGAACCGCTCGCGGAAGTTGACGCCGTGGTAGGCGGGGTTCGGCTCGGCGATCTCCGGGAACTTCTCGGCGTGCTCGTCCCAGGGGAAGGTTCCGCCGTCGACGAGGACGCCGCCGACGGTCGTGCCGTGGCCGTGGATCCACTTCGTGGTGGAGTTCCACACCAGGTCGGCGCCGTGGTCGATGGGCTGGCAGAGGTGGGGCGTCGCGAACGTGTTGTCGACGAACAGCGGCACGCCGTGGTCGTGGGCGATGTCGGCGATGCGCTCGATGTCTGGCGTCACCAGCGCGGGGTTGCCGATGGTCTCGAAGTGGACGTAGGCGGTGTCGTCGTCGATGGCTTCTTCGTACGCTTCGTAGTCGAGCGTGTCGACGAACCGCGCCTCGACGCCCATCCGCGGCGCCGTGTGCGTGTAGTAGGTGTAGGTCCCGCCGTACAGCGACGACGCGGTGACGATGTTGTCGCCCACGTCCGCGAGCATGAAGGTCGCGAGGTTCAAGGCGGCCATCCCGGAGGACGTGGCGACCGCGGCGGCGCCGTTCTCCAGGGAGGCGAGCCGCTCCTCGAGCATCGCGTTGGTCGGGTTCATCAGCCGCGAGTAGATGTGCCCGGGCTTCTCCAGGGCGAACTGCTGGGCGGCGTCGTCGGCGTCCTCGAAGACGTAACTCGTGGTCTGGTAGATCGGCGGCGCGCGCGCGCCGGTCGCCGCGTCGGGTTCCTCCTGGCCAACGTGCAGTGCCTTCGTCGCCGGGTCCCAGTCGTCGGACATGGGATCGACTGACGACCGCCGGCCACATAAGTCCCAACCAGCCCGGCGAGTCCCGCCCGCTGTCGGCGGTCCCGGCAGGATTTCGGCCCGACCGAACCGGTTCGCTCCGGACCGGCGGCTCCGCCGACTCGAACCGGAGCTGCCGACCCGGACCGTGGCCCGCCGTCGCATCTAACGCGCAGTTAAGTCCCTGGAAGCCGTACGTTTCCGGCAATGAGTTCCTCGGATCGCTTGTCGCGGCTGGTGTCGGCGGTCAGCGCGCACGTGTTGCGGGTCGTCGGATCGCTCATGATCGTCCTGTCGGTCGGGATCGCCGCGGTCAGCGTCTCCACGGGAAGCGGTCCCGGCGCCGGGGAGACGAGCGGCGGAACCACCGCCATCGCCGCCGACGCGGGAGCGGTCGCCGCCCTCGTCGAGTTCGCCGCCGCCCACCCCGCCTACCCCGCCGCGGTGCTGGTCGGGCTCGTCCTCGTGGCCGCCGGCGAGGAGACGCCGCTGATCGGGAGCTGACCCGGTTGCGACGCGGAGTGACGGCGGTGGCGGACCCGGGCGTCGCTCCACGGCTGCGAGAGCCGGCCATCCGCCCGGGCGGTGTCTGACGTAGATTTATGCAGTCGTGATGGCTGCACACACTCGATGACGCGACTCGGTGGTGACCCCGGCACGGGAACGGTCCTCGACGGGCAGACCCTGCGGATCGCCGGGCTGGCGACGCTCGTCTGTGCGACGGTCGTCACCGCCGCGAGCCTCGCCACGCCCCACGGGCTCTCGGTCCCCGGTCGGTCGGCCTCGAACGCCGCACCCGTCCTCGCCGACAGCGGCGTCGCGGCGGCGCTCGTCGAGTTCGCCGCCGCTCACCCCGCGTATCCGGTGCTCGCGCTCGTCGGACTGATCCTGGTCGTCGCCGGCGAGGAGACGCCGCTGCTCGGGTGAGCGGGGAGTTCCACCCGAAGTGAGGGGGTTCCGCGCGCCGGCCTACTCGAAGTCGTGGATCCGCAGGTCGAGCGTGTCCAGCGAGACGATGGGGGCGAAGGCCACGTCGGGGTCGATGTTGACGCTCTTCTGGAAGTCCGTCTGGGCCTGCCAGCAGCCCGAGTTGATGGTGAGGACGTTGTGGTACTTGCCGTAGCCCAGTTTGTGGACGTGGCCGGAGTGGAAGATATCGGGCACCGACTCCATGACGAGGTGGTCCTCCTCCTCGGGGGCCAGGCGGGTCTGGCCGCCGAACTGCGGGGCGACGTGCCGTTTCTTCAAAAGCTGGTACATCGGCTTGTGCGGTTCCTCGTAGCTGGCCTTCTCGTCGGGCAGCTCGGCGATCACCTCGTCCAACGAGACGCCGTGGTACATCAGCACGTCGACGCCCTCGACGGTCACGGTGGAGGGGTTGCCCGAGATGCGGGCGTCGTGGGCGCTCATGATCGACCGGAGCTCCTCGTCGAACGCCGGTTGCGGCTCGGCGAGGCGGACCGCGTCGTGGTTGCCCGGGATCATGACGATCTCCATGTCCCCGGGCACCTCCTTGAGGTACTCGCTGAACCGCTCGTACTGCTCGTAGATGTCGACGATGTCGAGTTCCTCGTCCTGGTCGGGGTAGACGCCGACGCCCTCGACCATGTCGCCGGCGATGAGGAGGTACTCGACCCTGTCGGCGTCGGCGGTGTGCAGCCAGTCGGTGAAGCGGTGCCAGGCGTCGGCCTCGAACTCCTGGCTGCCGACGTGCACGTCGCTGATGAGCGCCGCCTCGACCTCCCGATCCGCCGTCGAGGGCTCGTAGGTACGGGGGATCTCCGGGAAGTACAGCGAGTCGACGAAGAGGATGCCCCCGTCGTCGGCGAGCGTCCCGTCGACGGCGATCACCTCGTCGAGCAGGAGTTCGTTCACCAGGTCGGCGATGTCCCGGTCTTTCATCACCAGACAGGGGAACGTGCCGTTGGTGTCCTCCAGCTCGACCAGCCAGTGGCCGCTGGCGGTCGAGCGGATGTCCGAGACCATGCCGACCAGCGCCGCCTCGCTGCCGCCCGGCATCGACTCGATGGCGTCGGTCGGCCGGTGGTTGACCCGCCCGCGCAGCTGCTTCGAGAGCTTCTCGTAGCGGTCGCGGAACACAGCCACGAAATCGGAGTACTCGCCGGTCCCCGTGCTCCGGATGTCGCCCTCGATGGCCACCGACTGCTGGTCGGGGTCGGCCGGCGTCCGGCCGCCTGCGCCCGTCGCGTCCGTCCGACCCGGATCGGCTGTCCCATCCGTCCCGTTCGGATCGGCCCCCGCGTCGGGACCGGGGGCCGACGGAGTGCCGGACGCCGCCGGCGACGCCCCGTCCGGATCTTCTGGCGACGCCCCGTCCGGATCCGCCGACAGCTGCCCCGCCTCGTCGGTCGCGAGGCCGTCCTCCTCCGCGGCAGACCCCTTCGTTTCGACTGCACCAGCCCCGCCCCCGTCCGCCGGTTCGGGGGCGTCGCCTCCAGTTGAAACAGAGGGGTCTTCCGTCGGCGGCTGGGCGGCACTTTCAGCGGTCGGGTCCGGGTCGGTTCGGGCGGCCGGATCGCCGGACCGCGAGCGGGTATCGACGACCTCCTTGACGTGGTCGGCGGTGAGCTTGACGGCGTCGTCGGGGACGGTTTCGAGTGTACGGTCGAGGGCGCCGGCTGGGTCGGGGGTGGCGGCGAGGAGGGTGACCGCCTCGGGTTCGGCGTTGTAGCCGCGCCTGGCGAGTTCGTTGGCGACGTGAACCGGCGTCTCGAGCGGCACAGTCGGTGATCGGCGGCGGTCCGCAAAAGCGTAGCGGACCGCGGGGCCGCGGCCGGCCGAGGGCGGGTCAGAACATTCAAACCGCCACTGACCCAACGGGCCGGCAATGAGCCCGCCCCGCGACGACGAACCGCCGTCCGAGGATCCCGACCGGCCCGTCGACGGCGGTGACCGACCGGGCGGGGACGACGGGACCGACCCCGGCGAGACCGACGACGGAGCCGACCTCCGCGGAACCGACGACGGAAGCGGACCGGGGGAGGCCGACCCGGGTCCCGAGGGTGTCGACGGCGAACCGTTCGATCGGGACCCGACCACCGTAGGGGATCCGGACGCCGAAATCGACGACGGTCCGGACGCCGAAACCGACGACGGCCGGGACCCGACGGGGCCGGGCGGGGTCTCCGAACCAGGGGAGAACCGGACCTCCGAAAGCGGGGAAAACGGGGCCCCGGAAACGGGGGAGAACCGGGACGACCCTCCGGGAACCCGGGGCAGTGACGGACCCTCGGGCGTCGCCGTCAACGGCGGTGAAGCGGCCGCCGACGCCCCCGCCGCACGCCGGTCGACTGCCGACGACGAGACCGCCGAGGGGAGCGGGCTGCGGACCTTCGTGGTCGACGTGGTGTCGAGCGCGCTGGCCGTGTTGCTGGTCGGCGCCCTGCTGTTCGCGGTCAGCGGCGTCTGGCCGCCGATGGTCGCGATCGAGAGCGGGAGCATGGAACCGCACATGAGCACCGGCGACCTGGTGTTCGTGATGGAAGAACAGCGATTCCCGGGCGACGGCGCGGTCGCCGGGACCGGCGTCGTCACGCTACACTCCGGCCAGGACAGCGACTACCGGAAGTTCCAGCGCCCCGGGGACGTGATCGTCTACAAGCCCGACGGCAGCGCGAGCGCGACGCCGATCATCCACCGGGCGATGTTCTACGTCGAGGAGGGCGAGAACTGGTACGACGAGGCCGACCGGCAGTCGATCGGCCGCTACAGCGAGTGCGGCGAGACGACCGACGAGGCGCTGCCGACCTGCCCGGCGCCCCACGCCGGGTTCATCACGAAGGGCGACGCGAACGGCGCCTACGACCAGGCCCAGGCCGACCCGCTCAGCGGACCGGTCAAGCCCGGGTGGATCGTCGGGACCGCGGAGGTCCGCGTCCCGAAGCTCGGCTGCATCCGGCTGCGCAACGAGCGGTGCGCAGACGGGTTCCGCGCGGCACCGACCGGCGCGGCCGGCCCGGTACCGGATGGGGCGGCCGACCCGGTATCGGACGGAGGGACCGACGCGGCGCTGGCGGCCGGGTCGGGGAACCGCAGCGCCGTCGCTCCGTAGGCACAGGTCGAGTTCCCGGCGAGAAGCGTCGGCGTCCGCTCAGTTGTCGCTGTCGAAGCGGGTCTGGACG encodes the following:
- the serB gene encoding phosphoserine phosphatase SerB, with the translated sequence MTVVAFDFDGTLSDSEMTVLLGERNGTADDMAEITERAMNDEIEYAESLRQRCALLEDLPDGEARAAFDQVELRPGAADVIAALREAGVYVAILTGGFERGVARALEKEGVEVDAIVANRLPVAEGKLTGTVEGPLIEGTKDDALEVLTAVVGADREDTIAVGDGANDLPMLQVAGLAVGFDPKPAVAPACDTIVETMAELQEVLEGEDVLD
- a CDS encoding O-acetylhomoserine aminocarboxypropyltransferase/cysteine synthase family protein; the encoded protein is MSDDWDPATKALHVGQEEPDAATGARAPPIYQTTSYVFEDADDAAQQFALEKPGHIYSRLMNPTNAMLEERLASLENGAAAVATSSGMAALNLATFMLADVGDNIVTASSLYGGTYTYYTHTAPRMGVEARFVDTLDYEAYEEAIDDDTAYVHFETIGNPALVTPDIERIADIAHDHGVPLFVDNTFATPHLCQPIDHGADLVWNSTTKWIHGHGTTVGGVLVDGGTFPWDEHAEKFPEIAEPNPAYHGVNFRERFGDAAFTYAAVARGLRDLGSQQSPFDSWTTMQGLESLPMRMDRHCENAMAVAEHLADHPEVSWVTYPGLDDHETHEEAGEYLDGGYGGMITFGLAEGYDAARTTVESTEIASLLANVGDAKTLIIHPASTTHQQLSDEEKQAAGVTDDMVRLSVGLESVDDIVADLDQAIDAATN
- a CDS encoding S24/S26 family peptidase, with product MSPPRDDEPPSEDPDRPVDGGDRPGGDDGTDPGETDDGADLRGTDDGSGPGEADPGPEGVDGEPFDRDPTTVGDPDAEIDDGPDAETDDGRDPTGPGGVSEPGENRTSESGENGAPETGENRDDPPGTRGSDGPSGVAVNGGEAAADAPAARRSTADDETAEGSGLRTFVVDVVSSALAVLLVGALLFAVSGVWPPMVAIESGSMEPHMSTGDLVFVMEEQRFPGDGAVAGTGVVTLHSGQDSDYRKFQRPGDVIVYKPDGSASATPIIHRAMFYVEEGENWYDEADRQSIGRYSECGETTDEALPTCPAPHAGFITKGDANGAYDQAQADPLSGPVKPGWIVGTAEVRVPKLGCIRLRNERCADGFRAAPTGAAGPVPDGAADPVSDGGTDAALAAGSGNRSAVAP
- a CDS encoding GyrI-like domain-containing protein — protein: MVLDTDEPETERHGDFTVAGVAHRGTDVDEAALWDSIDDYADDLNDAAVGTDRYAVMFDVDADSGEFTYVAGREVEDTDDLSAELTAVEIPQATYAVLRPDHESVEEMVREIHAEELRDDDRDDDEVHAPVFERYESDRDPTTVADREIYVPVRDDEY
- a CDS encoding DNA-directed DNA polymerase II small subunit, with the protein product MPLETPVHVANELARRGYNAEPEAVTLLAATPDPAGALDRTLETVPDDAVKLTADHVKEVVDTRSRSGDPAARTDPDPTAESAAQPPTEDPSVSTGGDAPEPADGGGAGAVETKGSAAEEDGLATDEAGQLSADPDGASPEDPDGASPAASGTPSAPGPDAGADPNGTDGTADPGRTDATGAGGRTPADPDQQSVAIEGDIRSTGTGEYSDFVAVFRDRYEKLSKQLRGRVNHRPTDAIESMPGGSEAALVGMVSDIRSTASGHWLVELEDTNGTFPCLVMKDRDIADLVNELLLDEVIAVDGTLADDGGILFVDSLYFPEIPRTYEPSTADREVEAALISDVHVGSQEFEADAWHRFTDWLHTADADRVEYLLIAGDMVEGVGVYPDQDEELDIVDIYEQYERFSEYLKEVPGDMEIVMIPGNHDAVRLAEPQPAFDEELRSIMSAHDARISGNPSTVTVEGVDVLMYHGVSLDEVIAELPDEKASYEEPHKPMYQLLKKRHVAPQFGGQTRLAPEEEDHLVMESVPDIFHSGHVHKLGYGKYHNVLTINSGCWQAQTDFQKSVNIDPDVAFAPIVSLDTLDLRIHDFE